A genomic window from Nitrospirota bacterium includes:
- a CDS encoding prepilin-type N-terminal cleavage/methylation domain-containing protein yields MKALSVYRSKERRKLRILNRNSGFTLVELLLVLVIIGILSAIAIPMFLGQRTKAIHAEAKSNLESIRLLEEQFFAENGGYAPAGGGTITYDATPPGSTCAATGGIEDVLPGFQPGGCTCCTAPYDLYFTYSITSTDADGNGLAESFTATATGYTGTPVENATFSIDQNNNRMGF; encoded by the coding sequence ATGAAAGCTCTTTCAGTGTACAGAAGCAAGGAGAGGAGAAAACTACGGATTTTAAATAGAAACAGTGGCTTTACACTTGTTGAATTATTGCTCGTTCTGGTAATTATTGGTATCCTTTCAGCCATAGCAATACCAATGTTCCTGGGGCAAAGGACAAAGGCAATACATGCTGAGGCCAAAAGCAATCTTGAATCAATCCGGCTGCTTGAAGAGCAGTTCTTTGCTGAAAATGGAGGATACGCACCAGCGGGTGGAGGGACAATTACTTATGACGCCACCCCTCCAGGCAGCACCTGTGCAGCAACTGGTGGAATAGAGGATGTGCTCCCGGGTTTTCAGCCAGGGGGATGCACGTGTTGTACCGCACCTTATGATTTATATTTTACATATTCAATAACCAGCACTGATGCGGATGGGAACGGCCTTGCAGAAAGCTTTACAGCTACGGCAACCGGTTACACCGGAACCCCTGTTGAAAATGCAACATTTTCAATTGATCAGAATAATAACAGAATGGGCTTCTGA
- a CDS encoding tetratricopeptide repeat protein: MVYKVYSFLGYYGLIILKTLVYLATVSLISFYFLKDSKNKSTLFIMTVVLFYFLVLIPRYLLVRPHIFSYLFIIAFLYILEFKPKKAIYLPLLAVLWVNLHGIEYPVMIMICLAYIIESYIKRIKNKRHFTRDELVYIIPIVISMGAIFLTPHGIKLIEMPFISTTYASQYINELRPLSLDTLLTLRGTVISPNYVTIFSLLLLGSTLAALKSILTKQIRISHLLLFAGGIILLTKGIRFIDESALLAIPVLAANAPVPATGYHKKTFSPVSIFLVAVLIIMPVMFLKNIFPNQAKYPVSARGLPAGVATFLKRLDVGGSVLNYPNNGGYLQWMLYPKYKIFMDMEVPLLFTDEDFYIATNAFANVEVLRKVISKYNPPFIVVPNRNTIFREIIKKFPDYTMVFFDDTEVLYVDKKTYPEIARKFELRKIDPYTIIGQDISRLNKEDKDSIMEELFKLTEIYPDSNIINQVIAMMYNMEGDYLKAIPYADLIIKNIPELPKGYRLKGDSMMGLKRFDKAVSFYEKALDRSNEGERTGIYRKLWVCYTNLKQYKKAYNVLSKATRIFSIATPFTDLYNLGLSALRVGKTTEALMLFKFALLKVPQDDVEWQVKIKEQLSRFIIEGEKLSKDPLLE, encoded by the coding sequence GTGGTATATAAGGTTTATTCTTTCCTTGGTTACTATGGGCTCATTATCCTGAAGACCCTTGTTTACCTTGCCACGGTATCCCTGATATCGTTCTACTTTTTAAAGGATTCAAAAAACAAATCAACCTTATTTATTATGACGGTTGTTCTTTTTTACTTTTTAGTCCTGATACCACGCTACCTGCTTGTAAGACCGCATATATTTTCGTATCTCTTTATAATTGCGTTCCTCTATATCCTTGAGTTTAAACCCAAAAAAGCAATATACCTGCCATTGCTTGCAGTTTTATGGGTTAACCTGCATGGAATAGAGTATCCGGTAATGATCATGATATGTCTTGCTTATATCATTGAGTCGTATATTAAACGCATAAAGAACAAAAGACACTTTACAAGGGACGAGCTTGTCTATATTATTCCGATAGTTATTTCAATGGGGGCCATCTTTCTTACTCCACACGGCATAAAGTTGATTGAAATGCCATTTATATCAACAACATATGCATCTCAATATATTAATGAACTCAGGCCCTTAAGCCTGGACACCCTGCTCACTTTACGTGGAACAGTAATATCTCCCAATTACGTAACAATTTTCAGCCTGTTGTTGTTAGGATCAACTCTGGCAGCCTTGAAATCCATTTTAACGAAACAAATAAGGATAAGCCACTTGCTATTATTTGCAGGTGGAATTATTCTGTTGACTAAAGGTATCCGTTTTATTGACGAGTCAGCACTGCTTGCCATTCCTGTTCTGGCGGCTAATGCTCCTGTTCCGGCAACAGGCTACCACAAAAAAACATTCAGCCCGGTTAGTATCTTTTTAGTTGCTGTACTGATAATCATGCCTGTTATGTTTCTAAAAAATATATTCCCGAATCAGGCCAAATATCCTGTTTCTGCAAGAGGCCTTCCCGCTGGAGTAGCTACGTTCCTTAAACGTCTTGATGTCGGAGGTTCTGTGCTGAATTACCCCAACAATGGAGGCTATCTTCAGTGGATGTTATACCCAAAATATAAAATATTCATGGATATGGAGGTTCCGTTACTTTTTACCGATGAAGATTTCTATATTGCAACTAATGCTTTTGCAAATGTGGAAGTTCTAAGAAAGGTTATCTCAAAATATAACCCTCCCTTTATTGTAGTGCCCAATAGAAACACTATATTCAGAGAAATAATCAAGAAGTTCCCTGATTACACGATGGTCTTTTTTGATGATACAGAAGTCCTGTATGTGGATAAAAAAACCTACCCTGAAATAGCGAGGAAATTCGAGCTCAGGAAAATAGATCCGTACACAATTATTGGCCAGGATATTAGCCGGTTAAATAAAGAGGATAAAGACTCCATCATGGAAGAATTATTCAAACTCACCGAAATATATCCTGACTCCAATATAATAAATCAGGTTATAGCGATGATGTACAATATGGAAGGGGACTACCTGAAGGCAATACCTTATGCGGATTTAATCATCAAAAACATCCCGGAACTCCCCAAAGGTTACAGATTGAAAGGCGATTCAATGATGGGGCTGAAGAGGTTTGATAAAGCAGTCTCGTTCTATGAAAAGGCATTGGATAGATCAAATGAAGGAGAGCGGACAGGTATATACAGAAAATTGTGGGTTTGTTATACAAACCTGAAACAATACAAGAAGGCTTATAACGTTCTTAGCAAGGCCACAAGAATTTTTTCCATTGCCACACCATTTACAGACCTTTACAACCTGGGGTTATCAGCACTTCGGGTCGGAAAAACAACAGAAGCCCTGATGTTATTCAAATTTGCACTTCTAAAGGTGCCACAGGACGATGTTGAATGGCAAGTTAAAATAAAAGAACAGTTATCAAGATTTATCATTGAGGGTGAAAAACTGAGCAAGGATCCGCTTCTGGAATGA